A single genomic interval of Lentimicrobium saccharophilum harbors:
- a CDS encoding 1-acyl-sn-glycerol-3-phosphate acyltransferase yields the protein MTEFPDRVDKNSEPGFINLERVIAGKNPRLLKILPKFIISYLKRVIHQDELNKSLNDHKDKVGQPFLESILRDFGANIVIRGEQNLLKSERIVVASNHPLGGLDGMALMYAVGKVRPDIVAPVNDFLMHLPNLKQLFIPINKHGSNAENIELYDEAFASDRTILYFPAGLCSRKIKGEIIDLEWKKTFLSKAKKFNRDILPVHISGRNSDFFYNLANVRKFLGLKANIEMLYLVDEMYRQKDKDIVITFGEPVPIAIFDKRFRDGKWAALLREYIYKLKDDPSATFKI from the coding sequence ATGACGGAGTTTCCGGATCGGGTAGATAAAAATTCAGAGCCAGGTTTTATTAATCTGGAGCGGGTTATTGCGGGTAAAAACCCCCGCTTGCTTAAAATATTGCCGAAATTTATCATCAGCTATCTGAAACGCGTTATTCATCAGGATGAGCTGAATAAAAGCCTGAATGATCACAAGGACAAGGTAGGTCAGCCGTTTCTTGAATCCATACTCCGGGATTTTGGCGCGAACATAGTTATCAGGGGCGAACAGAATCTCCTGAAATCCGAACGCATTGTGGTTGCCTCAAATCATCCGCTGGGTGGTCTTGACGGAATGGCACTGATGTATGCAGTTGGTAAAGTCAGGCCTGATATCGTGGCACCCGTGAACGATTTCCTTATGCATCTTCCCAATCTTAAACAATTGTTTATTCCTATAAACAAGCATGGGTCAAATGCTGAAAATATCGAGCTGTATGATGAAGCCTTCGCCTCCGACAGGACTATTCTTTATTTTCCTGCCGGCTTGTGTTCACGGAAAATAAAGGGTGAGATTATTGACCTGGAGTGGAAGAAGACCTTTTTGAGTAAAGCAAAAAAATTCAACCGCGACATCCTGCCGGTGCATATCAGCGGAAGAAATTCTGATTTTTTTTATAATCTGGCCAATGTTAGAAAATTTCTGGGCCTGAAAGCCAATATTGAAATGCTTTATCTTGTTGATGAGATGTACAGGCAAAAAGATAAAGATATTGTCATTACTTTTGGCGAACCGGTCCCCATAGCTATTTTTGATAAGCGTTTCAGGGACGGGAAATGGGCAGCGCTGCTCAGGGAGTATATCTATAAACTGAAGGATGATCCTTCGGCCACATTCAAAATCTAA
- a CDS encoding GNAT family N-acetyltransferase yields the protein MEQIIPPVDRELLEAELTAERMIRKTNSGNNQIYIVNHFNAPNVTREIGRLREITFRDAGGGTGLSCDLDYYDTCENPFEQLIVWNPVDKEIVGGYRYLHCKFLTKGEDGEYHTPTFKLFHYSKEFVENYLPHTIELGRSFVQPAYQPTNNIRKGMYSLDNIWDGLGALVLIYPDAKYFFGKITMYPDFNRKGRDLILWFMNKYFGDRDRLVYPVHPLKIETDVTELEQAFPFDVYDKDYKMLIQQVRGLGENIPPLVNAYMNLSSTMKYFGTAINDEFGEVEESGIIVTINDIYEIKIERHLTITEK from the coding sequence ATGGAACAGATTATACCGCCGGTTGACCGGGAGTTGCTTGAAGCTGAATTGACTGCCGAAAGAATGATACGGAAAACCAATTCAGGGAATAACCAGATATATATCGTCAATCATTTCAATGCACCCAACGTTACCCGTGAGATCGGGCGGTTGCGCGAAATTACCTTTCGTGATGCCGGTGGAGGGACAGGGCTGTCCTGTGACCTTGATTATTATGATACCTGCGAAAATCCTTTTGAACAGTTAATTGTCTGGAATCCGGTCGATAAGGAGATTGTGGGTGGTTACAGGTATCTCCACTGCAAATTCCTTACAAAAGGTGAAGATGGGGAATACCACACACCTACCTTTAAACTTTTTCACTATTCCAAAGAGTTTGTCGAGAACTATCTGCCTCATACCATTGAATTGGGCAGGTCCTTTGTACAACCGGCCTACCAGCCTACCAACAACATCCGCAAAGGGATGTATTCTCTCGACAATATCTGGGACGGACTCGGTGCGCTGGTGCTGATTTATCCGGATGCAAAATACTTTTTCGGTAAAATTACCATGTATCCTGATTTCAACCGGAAGGGCCGTGATCTGATCCTTTGGTTTATGAATAAGTACTTTGGAGACCGCGACCGGCTGGTTTATCCTGTTCATCCCCTGAAGATCGAAACGGATGTGACTGAACTGGAACAGGCATTCCCCTTTGATGTGTATGATAAGGATTATAAAATGCTGATACAGCAGGTGAGGGGATTGGGCGAAAATATTCCTCCGCTGGTAAATGCATATATGAATCTCTCCTCAACCATGAAGTATTTCGGGACGGCCATCAATGATGAGTTCGGGGAGGTCGAGGAGTCGGGTATTATCGTTACTATCAACGATATTTATGAGATTAAAATTGAGCGCCACCTGACCATTACTGAAAAATAG
- a CDS encoding penicillin-binding protein has product MDNNKREILKKVYLVYFVMVAVGLAIIGKAAYIQFVEGDKWREKAEKETIRYDKIEANRGNILASDGSLLAASVPVFELRIDAGNTHYNDEFFFENVDSLAWHLSNHFRDRSKQEYKQLLVKGRKNNNRYLLLKRNVTYDDLKKVRKFPVFRLGKYRGGLIAEAKNKRELPFRWLAFRTIGWDKEGEKNDIGLEGAYSNILEGEKGQRLVQLIGKGVWRPLNDENEIEPRDGHDIVTTIDINIQDVAEDALMRQLIANEADHGSVVLMEVATGNILAIANLGKNSKGEYEEKYNYAIGESSEPGSTFKLASLIAALDEGLLSLNDTVDTEGGTVRFANRIMRDSHHGGYGRISVRRAFELSSNVGISKVIHKAYKDKPQQFIDKLYSMRLNLPLGLEIAGEGKPSIKSTEHRYWSKVSLPWMSIGYEVAITPLQTLAFYNAIANNGVMVKPRFVKEIRLAGETIQTFGPEVLSPSIVKNPETIALAKSMMEGVVETGTATHLKNPIYKIAGKTGTAQIAQNNAGYNKSNYKASFVGYFPADAPRYSMIVVINNPQKGIYYGGSIAGPVFREVADKVYATRLDPVIKRTDSIPATFPLLASGKGNELEMLMKEMNIAFPAGNQSEWITYSGQDSAHKVISIESASDKTPDVSGMGARDAVFLLESAGIKVKISGKGKVKRQSLPPGSRITAGSQCVIELG; this is encoded by the coding sequence ATGGATAACAATAAGCGGGAAATATTAAAGAAGGTTTATCTGGTCTATTTTGTTATGGTCGCTGTTGGCCTGGCGATTATCGGCAAGGCGGCCTATATTCAATTTGTTGAAGGAGATAAATGGCGCGAAAAGGCGGAAAAAGAAACCATCCGTTATGATAAAATCGAGGCCAACAGGGGGAATATTCTGGCTTCCGACGGCAGTCTGCTTGCAGCTTCGGTTCCTGTATTTGAGTTACGCATCGATGCAGGCAACACCCATTATAATGATGAGTTTTTCTTCGAAAATGTTGATTCATTGGCCTGGCATCTTTCCAATCATTTCAGGGACAGAAGCAAACAGGAATACAAGCAATTGCTTGTAAAAGGCAGAAAGAACAACAACAGGTACCTGCTGCTGAAAAGAAATGTGACCTACGATGACCTGAAGAAAGTAAGGAAATTCCCGGTTTTCCGCCTGGGAAAATACAGGGGAGGACTGATTGCCGAAGCCAAAAACAAGCGGGAACTTCCGTTCAGGTGGCTGGCCTTCCGCACTATCGGGTGGGATAAAGAAGGAGAGAAAAATGACATCGGTCTTGAAGGTGCTTACAGCAATATTCTTGAAGGCGAAAAAGGGCAAAGGCTTGTACAACTGATCGGTAAAGGAGTCTGGCGCCCGCTGAACGATGAAAACGAAATTGAACCCCGTGACGGACACGACATCGTTACCACCATCGATATCAATATACAGGATGTTGCCGAAGATGCACTGATGCGTCAGCTCATTGCAAATGAAGCAGACCATGGCTCGGTGGTACTCATGGAAGTTGCCACCGGCAATATCCTTGCCATTGCCAACCTGGGTAAAAACAGCAAAGGAGAATACGAGGAAAAATACAATTATGCCATAGGAGAAAGTTCAGAGCCGGGGTCAACTTTCAAACTGGCCTCACTCATCGCGGCACTGGACGAAGGCCTGCTCAGCCTGAATGACACCGTTGATACCGAAGGCGGGACTGTCAGATTTGCCAACAGAATCATGCGGGACTCCCATCATGGAGGCTATGGAAGGATCAGCGTAAGACGTGCATTTGAGCTTTCCTCCAATGTCGGCATTTCAAAAGTCATCCACAAAGCTTATAAAGACAAGCCCCAGCAGTTTATTGACAAACTCTATTCCATGCGCCTGAACCTTCCGCTTGGGCTGGAGATTGCCGGAGAGGGTAAGCCATCCATCAAGAGTACGGAACACAGATACTGGTCGAAGGTTTCATTGCCATGGATGTCAATCGGATATGAAGTTGCCATTACTCCTTTGCAGACCCTGGCCTTTTACAACGCGATTGCCAACAACGGCGTGATGGTTAAGCCGCGTTTCGTAAAAGAAATCAGGCTGGCCGGTGAAACCATCCAAACATTCGGGCCTGAAGTCCTTTCACCATCCATTGTGAAAAATCCTGAAACCATTGCACTTGCAAAATCAATGATGGAGGGGGTTGTAGAAACAGGAACAGCCACACACCTGAAAAATCCCATATATAAAATAGCCGGCAAAACCGGAACTGCCCAGATTGCACAAAACAATGCCGGGTATAACAAATCGAACTACAAAGCCTCCTTCGTGGGCTATTTTCCGGCTGATGCGCCCAGGTATTCAATGATTGTGGTCATCAACAATCCGCAGAAGGGTATCTATTACGGCGGCTCAATTGCAGGTCCGGTATTCCGTGAGGTTGCGGATAAGGTATACGCCACCCGCCTTGACCCCGTAATAAAAAGAACGGATTCTATTCCCGCAACTTTCCCCCTTCTCGCTTCAGGCAAAGGGAATGAACTGGAAATGCTGATGAAAGAGATGAACATAGCTTTTCCGGCAGGGAATCAAAGCGAATGGATTACCTATTCAGGTCAGGACTCAGCTCACAAGGTGATATCCATAGAGTCAGCCTCAGACAAAACCCCGGATGTTAGCGGTATGGGAGCCAGAGATGCTGTTTTTCTGCTCGAATCAGCAGGGATTAAAGTGAAAATAAGCGGAAAGGGGAAAGTGAAACGGCAGTCGCTGCCCCCCGGATCAAGGATTACCGCCGGAAGCCAATGTGTTATTGAACTCGGATAA
- a CDS encoding division/cell wall cluster transcriptional repressor MraZ, whose amino-acid sequence MVEIIGVHDCKVDAKGRLMLPAALKAQLDAVIADGFILKRSIFQPCLELYPKSEWNRAVKGVNKLNRFVKKNNDFIRVFMAGVREIEPDNTGRLLIPKDLAVFASISRDIVLASALNMIEIWDKEKYEASISESLIDFSQLAEDVMGQINETED is encoded by the coding sequence ATGGTAGAAATCATTGGAGTACATGACTGTAAAGTTGACGCCAAGGGGAGGCTGATGTTGCCTGCTGCCCTTAAGGCGCAGCTTGACGCCGTTATTGCCGATGGTTTTATCCTGAAGCGGAGCATTTTTCAGCCCTGTCTTGAATTGTATCCAAAATCCGAATGGAACAGGGCAGTGAAAGGGGTGAATAAACTGAACCGTTTCGTGAAGAAGAACAATGATTTTATCAGGGTTTTCATGGCAGGGGTAAGGGAAATAGAGCCTGACAACACCGGGAGGCTGCTGATTCCGAAAGACCTTGCCGTATTTGCATCAATCAGCAGGGATATCGTTCTGGCTTCGGCCCTGAACATGATTGAAATCTGGGACAAAGAAAAGTATGAAGCATCCATCAGCGAGAGTCTCATTGACTTTTCGCAACTGGCCGAGGATGTAATGGGGCAGATAAACGAAACCGAGGATTAG
- a CDS encoding acyl-CoA carboxylase subunit beta produces the protein MSLTKKTSDLKKRMRDALMGGGQVAIEKQKATGKMTARERIIALVDPKSFHEYDLFVEHAGKDFNMGDKYLPGDGVITGTGTINGYPVCIYAQDFTVAGGSLGYMHAKKITKIMDHAMKLKVPIIGINDSGGARIQEGVNSLAGYGEIFYRNTQASGVIPQISVILGPCAGGAVYSPALTDFVFVVDKISKMFITGPEVIKTVLGEEISMEELGGARVQSEITGNAHFFAESEQECFDQIKTLCSFIPWNNIKKAEAFPKKPPRSRSYNIDKIFPTNPRQPYDVKDIIRSIVDDSEFFEVQSMFAANIVIGFARLNGHTAGFVANQPLVLAGVLDVDSSDKAARFIRYCDAFNIPLVTLVDLPGYLPGVDQEHAGVIRHGAKVLYAYSEATVPKMTVILRKAYGGGYIAMCSSHLKADFVFAWPTAEIAVMGPEGAANIIFRNEIKNAENPEEMRKLKIKEYKEKFANPYVAAAYGYVDAVVEPAETRNMLIHALEISAEKIEVRPNKKHGIPPF, from the coding sequence ATGTCATTAACCAAAAAAACATCTGACCTCAAAAAGAGGATGCGTGATGCATTGATGGGAGGTGGCCAGGTAGCTATTGAGAAGCAGAAAGCAACGGGAAAAATGACCGCCCGTGAGCGAATCATTGCGCTGGTTGACCCCAAATCATTTCACGAGTATGACCTGTTTGTGGAGCATGCAGGTAAGGACTTCAACATGGGCGACAAATATCTGCCCGGTGACGGAGTTATTACCGGAACGGGCACTATAAACGGTTACCCTGTATGCATTTACGCGCAGGACTTTACTGTTGCCGGAGGATCGCTTGGCTATATGCATGCCAAGAAGATTACCAAAATCATGGATCATGCCATGAAACTGAAAGTGCCCATCATCGGGATCAACGACTCCGGTGGTGCCCGTATTCAGGAGGGCGTGAACTCGCTGGCCGGATACGGAGAGATATTCTACCGCAATACCCAGGCCTCGGGTGTAATCCCGCAGATCAGTGTTATACTCGGTCCCTGTGCCGGAGGCGCCGTATATTCGCCGGCACTCACCGACTTCGTTTTCGTTGTTGACAAGATTTCAAAGATGTTTATCACCGGCCCCGAGGTTATCAAAACCGTACTGGGCGAAGAAATCTCAATGGAAGAACTGGGAGGGGCCCGCGTTCAGAGCGAAATTACCGGAAATGCTCATTTCTTTGCAGAAAGCGAGCAGGAATGCTTCGACCAGATCAAAACCCTTTGCAGTTTTATCCCCTGGAACAACATTAAAAAGGCGGAAGCTTTCCCGAAAAAACCTCCCCGCTCCAGGAGCTACAATATTGATAAAATTTTCCCGACAAACCCGCGGCAGCCATACGATGTAAAGGATATTATCCGGTCAATCGTGGATGATTCGGAATTCTTTGAGGTACAAAGTATGTTCGCAGCCAACATCGTGATCGGTTTTGCCCGCCTCAACGGCCATACTGCAGGATTTGTCGCCAATCAGCCACTGGTGCTCGCCGGCGTGCTTGACGTGGATTCCTCGGATAAGGCCGCACGTTTTATCCGTTACTGCGACGCTTTCAACATTCCGCTGGTAACCCTGGTTGACCTGCCGGGCTATCTTCCTGGCGTTGATCAGGAACATGCAGGTGTTATCAGGCACGGCGCTAAAGTATTGTATGCTTACTCTGAAGCTACTGTACCCAAAATGACGGTGATTCTTCGCAAAGCATACGGAGGCGGTTATATCGCCATGTGTTCCAGCCATCTGAAGGCTGACTTTGTCTTTGCCTGGCCAACCGCCGAGATCGCTGTAATGGGCCCTGAAGGCGCCGCCAATATCATCTTCCGCAATGAGATCAAGAATGCCGAAAATCCGGAAGAGATGCGTAAACTCAAAATCAAGGAGTATAAGGAGAAATTTGCCAACCCTTATGTGGCTGCTGCATACGGTTATGTTGACGCGGTGGTTGAACCCGCCGAAACCCGCAACATGCTGATTCACGCCCTCGAAATCTCTGCAGAGAAAATTGAAGTTCGTCCGAATAAAAAACATGGAATTCCACCATTTTAA
- the yihA gene encoding ribosome biogenesis GTP-binding protein YihA/YsxC, giving the protein MIIRTAEFHVSNSDPAKCPEPVKPEYAFIGRSNVGKSSLINMLLERKNLARTSATPGKTRLINHFIINAEWYLVDLPGYGYARISKKEREKWELMIRKYFLKRPNLVNTFILVDARIEPKKADIEFINWFGQEQLPFSVVFTKADKLTANQLASNVADFKAKLSETWEELPSTVITSAETGEGRGELLSLISKGNEAYAAFLETERKE; this is encoded by the coding sequence ATGATCATTCGCACAGCAGAGTTTCATGTCAGCAATTCAGACCCGGCAAAGTGTCCTGAGCCGGTAAAGCCGGAATATGCCTTTATCGGCCGGTCAAATGTGGGTAAGTCCTCGCTGATCAATATGCTGCTTGAGCGAAAAAACCTTGCCCGTACTTCGGCAACACCCGGGAAAACCAGATTGATCAACCACTTTATTATCAATGCCGAGTGGTACCTGGTTGACCTCCCCGGATACGGTTATGCAAGAATTTCGAAGAAGGAGCGCGAAAAGTGGGAATTGATGATAAGAAAATATTTTCTGAAAAGGCCCAATCTGGTCAATACCTTTATTCTTGTTGATGCGCGTATTGAGCCTAAAAAGGCAGATATTGAGTTTATAAACTGGTTTGGTCAGGAGCAACTTCCTTTTTCTGTTGTTTTTACCAAGGCTGACAAGCTTACGGCCAATCAGCTTGCTTCAAATGTTGCCGACTTTAAAGCAAAACTTTCAGAAACCTGGGAGGAACTTCCTTCCACCGTTATTACTTCGGCTGAAACAGGTGAAGGCCGGGGTGAACTGCTAAGCCTTATCAGTAAAGGAAATGAAGCCTACGCGGCTTTTCTTGAAACAGAGCGGAAGGAATAG
- a CDS encoding UDP-N-acetylmuramoyl-L-alanyl-D-glutamate--2,6-diaminopimelate ligase: MKTLKEILYKCRIRRINGSLEVVVDEIIFDSRKAASGKVFVATRGTLTDGHNFIDEVIKAGVKAVICERMPENIREDITYAEVENSAEALAMMASNFYDNPSAEIRLTGITGTNGKTTTATLLYQLFENLGYKTGLISTVRNKIHEREIRATHTTPDAVALNALLRAMADEGCEYCFMEVSSHAVVQQRITGLTFAGGVFTNLTHDHLDFHKTFDAYLKAKKTFFDNLPAESFAVVNIDDRNGPVMVQNTRARVKTAAIKRQADFHCRILENHFDGLQLNINGHEVWCRLVGNFNAYNLLNIYATAVMLGADEEACLTALSKLKAVDGRFEYIKSPSGMVGIVDYAHTPDALLNVISTINAIREGKGKLITVVGAGGDRDRSKRPVMASIATENSDLTILTSDNPRTENPEDILNDMRSGVSPERKRHCLVISDRREAIRTACTMATKEDIILIAGKGHETYQEVMGVKHHFDDREELRECFGIPRKED, translated from the coding sequence GTGAAAACGCTGAAGGAAATATTGTACAAATGCAGGATCCGGAGAATAAACGGCAGCCTTGAAGTTGTTGTTGATGAAATCATCTTCGATTCACGGAAAGCTGCAAGCGGGAAAGTATTTGTAGCCACCAGAGGCACCCTGACCGATGGACATAATTTTATTGATGAGGTAATTAAGGCAGGTGTAAAAGCGGTGATTTGCGAGCGCATGCCTGAAAATATCAGGGAAGACATTACTTACGCTGAAGTTGAGAACAGTGCTGAGGCACTTGCAATGATGGCTTCCAACTTTTATGACAATCCTTCGGCAGAGATCCGGCTTACCGGAATAACCGGTACCAATGGAAAAACTACGACCGCCACACTGCTGTATCAGCTTTTTGAAAACCTGGGATATAAAACCGGCCTGATCTCAACGGTAAGAAATAAAATTCATGAGCGGGAGATCCGGGCAACACATACAACACCCGATGCAGTAGCCCTTAACGCGCTTCTCAGGGCCATGGCAGATGAAGGCTGCGAATACTGCTTTATGGAAGTAAGCTCACATGCAGTAGTTCAACAACGTATTACCGGCCTTACCTTTGCCGGAGGTGTTTTCACAAACCTTACGCATGATCACCTGGATTTCCATAAGACTTTCGATGCCTATCTGAAAGCCAAAAAGACATTTTTTGATAATCTCCCCGCTGAATCTTTTGCCGTTGTGAACATTGATGACCGCAACGGTCCGGTGATGGTGCAGAATACACGCGCCCGGGTAAAAACAGCCGCCATCAAGCGTCAGGCTGATTTCCATTGCCGGATTCTGGAAAACCATTTCGACGGGCTTCAGCTCAATATAAATGGTCACGAAGTCTGGTGCCGGCTGGTCGGAAACTTCAACGCCTACAATCTTCTGAATATTTACGCAACCGCTGTAATGCTGGGCGCTGACGAGGAGGCCTGTCTTACAGCATTAAGTAAACTGAAGGCTGTAGACGGCCGGTTTGAATACATAAAATCACCATCAGGCATGGTGGGTATTGTGGATTACGCGCACACCCCCGATGCCCTGCTGAATGTGATCAGCACCATTAACGCCATCCGCGAAGGAAAAGGAAAACTGATTACAGTGGTTGGAGCAGGAGGTGACCGAGACAGGTCAAAAAGACCGGTCATGGCTTCTATAGCGACAGAAAACAGCGATTTAACCATTCTTACATCTGACAATCCCCGGACCGAGAACCCTGAAGACATACTGAACGATATGCGCTCCGGTGTGTCTCCCGAAAGGAAGAGACATTGCCTGGTAATCAGTGACCGTCGCGAAGCCATCCGCACCGCATGCACCATGGCGACCAAGGAAGATATTATCCTGATTGCAGGAAAAGGGCATGAGACCTATCAGGAGGTCATGGGCGTGAAACATCATTTTGATGACAGGGAAGAATTGCGTGAATGCTTTGGAATTCCAAGAAAAGAGGATTAA
- a CDS encoding FtsL-like putative cell division protein codes for MSSVRNTLKPKQVEKPARKRRLKAFTTLNRKMHVGSSLHSIVDGSFLTRDNLVKQVPFILFLTLIAIFYIANSYNAEKTIIDISRTKRELQELRYEYITTKSNLMFHSKQSEVASKLKNSGLKESLEPPVKIYQSEK; via the coding sequence ATGAGTAGCGTCAGGAATACACTCAAGCCCAAACAGGTTGAAAAACCGGCCCGCAAAAGACGACTGAAAGCATTCACCACGCTTAACCGCAAAATGCATGTGGGAAGTTCACTGCACAGCATCGTTGACGGGAGTTTTCTCACGCGGGATAACCTTGTGAAACAGGTCCCTTTTATCCTGTTTCTCACCCTGATCGCAATATTCTATATAGCCAATTCTTACAATGCCGAGAAAACAATCATTGACATATCACGGACTAAAAGGGAGTTGCAGGAGCTTCGCTACGAATACATTACAACCAAATCGAACCTGATGTTCCACAGCAAACAGTCGGAAGTTGCTTCCAAGTTGAAGAACAGCGGACTGAAAGAGTCATTGGAACCGCCTGTAAAAATTTATCAATCAGAGAAATAG
- a CDS encoding MmcQ/YjbR family DNA-binding protein yields the protein MNIEELRDFCLSLPGVTEHFPFDETTLVFKVNGRMFALTDLEGPLSVNLKCDPELALELREHYPAVRPGYHMNKQHWNTVDIDGSVSDGLLREWIMISYKLISEKSRKK from the coding sequence ATGAATATTGAAGAACTCCGTGACTTCTGCCTCTCACTGCCCGGGGTAACCGAGCACTTTCCCTTTGATGAGACCACCCTGGTTTTTAAAGTAAATGGAAGGATGTTTGCATTGACGGACCTTGAAGGCCCGTTATCGGTTAACCTGAAATGTGACCCTGAACTGGCCCTTGAGTTGCGTGAGCATTATCCTGCTGTGAGGCCGGGTTATCATATGAACAAACAACATTGGAATACCGTGGATATCGACGGATCGGTTTCCGATGGCCTGCTCAGGGAATGGATTATGATCTCCTATAAACTGATTTCGGAGAAAAGCAGGAAAAAGTAA
- a CDS encoding DUF6132 family protein — MSDSQNNNDTFTKLKNRLTSRNIQKNIAGLILGALGGFLYYRLVGCNSGGCAITSNPYISILWGAAMGYLLADIFKIREKTKAEDPAEKNS, encoded by the coding sequence ATGTCAGACTCACAAAACAACAACGATACTTTTACAAAACTAAAAAACCGGCTTACCTCCCGGAACATACAGAAGAATATTGCCGGGCTTATCCTTGGTGCCCTCGGCGGATTCTTATATTACCGCCTTGTTGGTTGTAATTCAGGCGGATGCGCCATCACATCCAATCCATATATAAGCATTTTATGGGGGGCAGCCATGGGGTACCTGCTGGCGGATATTTTTAAAATCAGGGAAAAAACAAAAGCGGAAGACCCCGCTGAAAAGAATTCCTGA
- a CDS encoding acetyl-CoA carboxylase biotin carboxyl carrier protein subunit has translation MEGNSSQAFKTIIIDNIKYKTTLTKKFMARKTYEPVDYNKVYSFIPGTIRKVFVKEGDRVKQGTNLLELEAMKMVNNIAAPIDGVVARINVKTGDLVAKNFLLIELN, from the coding sequence ATGGAAGGAAACAGTAGTCAGGCATTTAAAACCATCATAATCGACAACATCAAGTACAAAACCACGCTTACTAAAAAATTCATGGCGCGGAAAACGTACGAACCTGTCGATTACAATAAGGTGTATTCCTTTATCCCCGGCACCATCCGCAAAGTATTCGTTAAGGAAGGTGACAGGGTAAAGCAGGGAACTAATCTACTCGAACTGGAAGCCATGAAAATGGTTAATAATATCGCCGCCCCCATCGATGGAGTGGTTGCCAGGATCAATGTGAAAACAGGGGATCTGGTGGCCAAAAACTTCCTTCTGATTGAACTTAATTAA
- the rsmH gene encoding 16S rRNA (cytosine(1402)-N(4))-methyltransferase RsmH: MYHNPVMLKECIDGLAIDPAGTYVDLTFGGGGHSRAILSRLSTGRLIAFDQDADAVSNAPDDPRFTLINQNFRYLVNFLRLYKAVPVDGILADLGISSYQIDQAERGFSTRFDAELDLRMDRKSGLTARQVINQYTTDELIRIFRHYGELPNAYRIAMRIADARGAGEIVTTTQLKDVLQPLAERGRENKFFARVFQALRIEVNAELDVLKEMLIQTTKVLKPGGRLVVLTYHSLEDRPVKNFMKTGNFEGIENKDFFGNLIAPFRPVNRKPIVAGEEELAANNRARSAKLRVAERSNDE, encoded by the coding sequence ATGTATCACAATCCGGTGATGTTGAAAGAATGCATTGATGGCCTGGCCATTGATCCGGCAGGCACCTATGTGGATCTCACATTCGGTGGCGGTGGTCATTCACGGGCTATTCTCAGCAGGCTCAGCACCGGCAGGCTGATCGCTTTTGACCAGGATGCAGATGCAGTTTCCAATGCCCCGGATGATCCCAGATTTACGCTGATTAATCAGAATTTCAGATACCTGGTTAATTTTCTTCGCCTTTACAAGGCTGTTCCTGTTGACGGCATACTCGCCGACCTGGGCATTTCTTCTTACCAGATCGATCAGGCAGAAAGGGGCTTTTCTACCCGTTTCGACGCGGAACTGGACCTGAGGATGGACCGGAAATCCGGATTGACTGCCCGGCAGGTGATCAATCAGTATACCACCGATGAGCTTATAAGGATATTCCGCCATTACGGCGAATTGCCAAATGCCTACCGTATTGCGATGAGAATTGCTGATGCACGGGGGGCCGGGGAAATTGTAACAACAACACAGCTAAAAGACGTCCTGCAGCCCCTGGCTGAAAGGGGAAGGGAAAACAAGTTCTTTGCCAGGGTCTTCCAGGCATTGCGCATTGAAGTAAACGCCGAACTGGATGTCCTGAAGGAAATGCTGATTCAAACCACGAAAGTGCTGAAACCGGGTGGACGGCTGGTGGTTCTGACCTATCATTCATTGGAAGACAGGCCGGTAAAGAATTTCATGAAAACCGGGAATTTCGAAGGCATCGAAAACAAAGACTTCTTCGGTAACCTTATAGCGCCTTTCCGCCCTGTCAACAGAAAGCCGATTGTTGCCGGAGAGGAAGAACTGGCCGCCAATAATCGTGCACGCAGTGCCAAACTAAGAGTGGCAGAAAGGAGCAACGATGAGTAG